One part of the Moorena sp. SIOASIH genome encodes these proteins:
- a CDS encoding acyl carrier protein — translation MMGLDSLMAVELRNQIQIELRVDIPATIFMEGITIIALATEIKQKLIIKTDKNQTIELNNQGQLEPDNVKDSNWIEVEL, via the coding sequence ATGATGGGACTTGACTCATTGATGGCTGTGGAACTGCGAAATCAGATTCAAATTGAGCTGCGAGTCGATATTCCAGCCACCATATTTATGGAAGGAATCACCATTATAGCTCTAGCAACTGAGATTAAGCAAAAACTGATAATTAAAACAGATAAAAATCAAACTATTGAATTAAATAATCAAGGGCAACTTGAGCCAGATAACGTCAAAGATAGTAATTGGATAGAGGTAGAACTATGA
- a CDS encoding class I SAM-dependent methyltransferase, producing MSQVVTKLTGVPRTLLLPLRGRADEQANSYPLFQDPWAVEWLKLVGWDQELEKYYTEAGKLSIVVAAVRTYQHDQIASRHIANHSHPVVVELGAGLSSRFHRIGQNADHWFELDLPVVTELRSKLDTQTEQHQFISASVRDFDWMNNLPNVEPENILFIAEGLLAYFEENEVQQLISTMRSRFPGATLDVEVLGNYAKNKISKNLSQLGAPLKWFVKNEEDLAAMGLQVVNTWPLSQIHQERWPWQWQLLFKFLGQFPYFRNGYLIVETKL from the coding sequence ATGTCTCAAGTTGTTACTAAACTAACGGGTGTACCTCGCACCTTACTTTTACCACTCAGGGGACGAGCTGATGAACAAGCTAATTCTTATCCCCTCTTCCAAGACCCATGGGCTGTTGAGTGGTTAAAACTCGTGGGTTGGGATCAAGAGCTAGAGAAATACTATACTGAAGCCGGTAAACTTTCTATTGTTGTAGCTGCTGTCCGAACTTACCAGCATGACCAAATAGCATCTCGTCATATTGCTAACCATTCACATCCAGTTGTAGTGGAATTGGGAGCTGGATTATCTAGTCGTTTTCACCGTATTGGACAAAATGCTGATCATTGGTTTGAGCTGGATTTGCCTGTAGTAACTGAATTGCGATCTAAGTTAGATACACAGACAGAGCAGCACCAGTTTATTAGTGCTTCAGTTAGGGATTTTGACTGGATGAATAATTTGCCCAACGTAGAACCAGAAAATATTTTATTTATTGCAGAAGGCTTACTAGCCTACTTTGAGGAGAATGAGGTGCAGCAACTCATATCTACGATGCGCTCTCGTTTTCCAGGGGCTACCTTAGATGTGGAAGTCTTAGGAAATTATGCTAAAAATAAAATCAGTAAAAATCTCTCTCAACTTGGAGCTCCCCTAAAGTGGTTTGTGAAGAATGAAGAAGATTTAGCTGCCATGGGATTGCAAGTAGTCAATACTTGGCCTCTATCTCAAATACATCAAGAACGTTGGCCTTGGCAATGGCAACTACTTTTTAAATTCCTTGGCCAATTCCCCTACTTTCGTAATGGATATCTAATTGTGGAAACTAAGTTATAG
- a CDS encoding non-ribosomal peptide synthetase — MNLVEFLQDISLKGVKLWCDGEKLRTGGSQEVLTPDVIAQLKQHKTEILQLLHEQPDILQVYPLSYGQTGLRFLWELAPQSYTYNLSFALRIYSQVDLAILQQTFEVLRTRHPMLRSTFPKLGQELVQQVHQNQSLDFLEIDASSWSEDELQAKVVEAHRHPFDLETQPVMRIRWFSHSERDHILLLTIHHIAWDGWSMSSILKELPEIYQAQQAGVERSLPQIDCCYQDYVSWQRKLLAGSEGERLWGYWQQKLAGELPVLNLLTDRPRPPIQTYNGAAYPFKLSQKLTKQLKELAQEEEATLYMVLLAAFQILLSRYTGQEDILVGSPTYGRSRPEFVPIVGYFVDQVVIRGNLSGNPCFKDFLLQGRQTVIGALAHQDYPFSLLVQRLQLEQDSSRSPLFQAYFILQNFQGAQNVQKLLSSRKKTVVNWAGWEVEPLALAQYESLFDLTLEMSEEDSSMLGLLKYNTDLFDEQTIAKMANHFENLLAGIVSNPEQRVVELPLLSEAERQQILVEWNNTKKDYPAEKCIYELFETQVEQTPEAIAVVFEEQQLTYSQLNSRANQLAHYLQGLGVKPETLVGICVERSVEMVVGLLAILKAGGAYVALDPNYPTARLAQILEDGELHLVLTDSNSQFHLPETKTPVLDINKANTVEKQTNVVSNVNPQNLAYVLYTSGSTGRPKGVAIEHRSPVSLLHWAREVYSQEELSGVLASTSICFDLSVFELFVPLSWGGKVILAENALHLPELPAAAEVSLINTVPSAARELIRSQSIPSGVKTVNLAGEPLENQLVQQLYGQATIKAVYNLYGPSEDTTYSTYGLMEKGGRDAPTIGRPISNTLVYILDSNFQPVPIGVPGEMYIAGEGLARGYLKQAELTAEKFIFWNGKRLYKTGDLARYQRNGQIQFLGRLDHQVKIRGYRIETGEIQAILNEHPQVKETVVLAREDKFGTKGLVAYIVVESETPEVSETEQIYKLKQYLKERLPEYMIPSRFVLLPQLPLTPNGKVDRKALPVPEMVSSVSTEYVAPETEAEKVLTEIWKEVLGIEKVGIYDNFFKVGGDSIITIQIVTRAQKAGIQLTTKQLLQNQTIAEQAAVAGAMASVQHQQGLVTGEIPLTPIQHWFFEQNLQQMYHFNQSLLLSVSPQIKPDLLSKVVEKILEHHDALRLRYHKTSNYWQQINSGVSESIPFHVVDLSKLSETEQLTLLEQTATAQQASLNLTNGPIMRVVLFNLGSQVEGRLLIIIHHLAVDGVCWRILLEDLFEAYNQLSKGESIKLPEKTTAFQDWAVRLVEYGQSQKLQQELDYWLNQPWSGIVSLPIDYPEGKANNTVGNAVNVTQTLSQEQTTALLQEVPSAYNTQINDVLLTGLVVSLGEWMGTETVLIDLEGHGREELFADVDLSRTVGWFTSMFPVKLQLSSEEIGEVLKSVKEQLRKIPDRGIGYGILRYLNQDEQIRTQLAALPPAEVSFNYLGQFKSSQSQQVNWQRAWESVGANHSPQINRTHLLDINALIVEGQLQIIWTYNSCIHKDTTIVNLAENYIETVQNIISHCQSLEVGGYTPSDFSMVNLSQEKLDRLIAKFN; from the coding sequence ATGAACTTAGTGGAGTTTTTACAAGATATCTCTCTCAAAGGGGTGAAGTTATGGTGTGATGGGGAAAAATTGCGTACGGGAGGTTCCCAAGAGGTATTAACTCCCGATGTTATTGCTCAACTGAAGCAGCACAAAACTGAAATCTTACAATTACTGCACGAACAACCAGATATATTGCAAGTATATCCTCTGTCCTACGGTCAAACAGGTCTCAGATTTTTATGGGAACTAGCGCCACAGAGCTATACTTACAACTTGTCATTTGCCCTTCGCATTTACTCTCAGGTAGATCTGGCTATTTTGCAGCAAACCTTTGAGGTTTTAAGGACGCGCCATCCAATGCTGCGGAGCACTTTCCCAAAACTGGGTCAAGAACTGGTTCAACAAGTACATCAAAATCAATCACTGGACTTCCTAGAGATTGATGCTTCGAGTTGGAGTGAAGATGAGTTGCAGGCCAAGGTAGTTGAAGCTCATCGTCATCCCTTTGACCTGGAAACACAACCGGTAATGCGGATAAGATGGTTTAGCCACTCAGAACGAGACCATATCCTGTTGTTGACAATACATCACATCGCTTGGGATGGTTGGTCAATGAGTTCGATCCTCAAAGAGCTACCAGAAATCTACCAAGCTCAACAAGCTGGTGTTGAGAGATCTCTTCCTCAAATAGATTGCTGTTACCAAGATTATGTTAGTTGGCAAAGGAAATTATTAGCAGGCTCTGAAGGAGAGCGCCTCTGGGGGTATTGGCAACAAAAACTTGCAGGGGAGTTGCCTGTGTTGAATTTACTCACAGATCGACCACGACCACCAATACAAACCTATAACGGTGCTGCTTACCCTTTCAAATTATCTCAAAAGCTAACTAAGCAACTCAAAGAACTAGCTCAGGAAGAAGAGGCTACTCTTTACATGGTTCTCTTGGCGGCTTTTCAAATACTTCTATCTCGTTACACAGGTCAAGAAGATATCTTGGTCGGTTCTCCTACTTATGGTAGATCTAGACCTGAGTTTGTCCCCATTGTTGGTTACTTTGTCGATCAAGTCGTGATCAGGGGCAATTTGTCAGGAAATCCCTGTTTTAAAGACTTCCTGCTCCAAGGGCGCCAAACTGTCATTGGGGCATTAGCCCATCAAGATTATCCCTTTTCTCTGTTGGTACAGCGATTACAGCTAGAGCAAGATTCCAGCCGCTCCCCTCTCTTTCAAGCTTACTTTATACTACAAAATTTCCAAGGAGCTCAAAATGTGCAAAAGCTGTTATCAAGCCGGAAAAAAACTGTGGTAAATTGGGCAGGATGGGAAGTAGAACCTTTGGCATTAGCTCAATATGAAAGTCTGTTCGATTTAACATTAGAAATGAGTGAAGAGGACTCATCTATGCTGGGATTACTCAAATACAATACAGACCTATTTGATGAACAGACTATTGCCAAAATGGCAAATCATTTTGAGAATTTGTTAGCAGGAATTGTGAGTAATCCAGAGCAGAGAGTAGTAGAACTTCCTCTGTTAAGTGAAGCAGAACGACAACAGATATTGGTAGAATGGAACAATACAAAAAAAGATTATCCTGCTGAAAAATGTATCTATGAGTTATTTGAAACTCAGGTAGAGCAAACTCCAGAGGCAATAGCAGTAGTATTTGAAGAACAACAGCTTACTTACTCTCAATTAAATAGCAGAGCTAATCAACTAGCACATTATTTACAAGGTTTAGGAGTGAAGCCAGAAACCCTAGTGGGCATCTGTGTAGAGCGTTCAGTGGAGATGGTAGTAGGTTTACTAGCTATACTCAAAGCCGGAGGGGCTTATGTAGCATTAGATCCCAACTATCCCACTGCACGCCTAGCTCAAATATTAGAAGACGGAGAGTTACACTTAGTTTTAACTGACTCCAATTCTCAGTTTCACTTACCAGAAACAAAAACACCTGTATTAGATATTAACAAAGCTAATACAGTAGAAAAACAAACCAATGTAGTCAGTAATGTCAACCCCCAAAACCTAGCTTATGTATTGTATACCTCTGGTTCTACAGGCCGACCCAAAGGAGTAGCAATTGAACACCGTAGTCCAGTGTCCCTATTACATTGGGCACGAGAAGTGTATAGCCAAGAGGAATTATCAGGAGTATTAGCCTCCACATCCATTTGCTTTGACCTATCAGTATTTGAATTGTTTGTGCCCTTAAGTTGGGGAGGAAAAGTCATATTAGCCGAAAATGCTTTACACCTGCCAGAATTACCAGCAGCAGCAGAAGTAAGCCTAATAAATACAGTACCTTCAGCAGCAAGGGAATTAATCAGAAGCCAAAGTATCCCCAGTGGGGTAAAAACAGTGAATTTGGCAGGAGAGCCGCTAGAGAATCAATTGGTGCAACAACTGTATGGACAAGCAACAATTAAAGCAGTATACAACCTTTATGGACCGAGTGAAGACACAACTTATTCAACCTATGGCTTAATGGAGAAAGGGGGAAGAGATGCACCAACCATAGGTAGACCAATAAGCAACACCCTGGTGTATATTTTGGACTCAAATTTCCAACCAGTACCCATAGGAGTACCAGGAGAAATGTACATAGCAGGAGAAGGACTAGCACGAGGCTACCTTAAGCAAGCAGAACTAACAGCAGAAAAATTTATCTTTTGGAATGGTAAGAGATTATATAAAACAGGAGATTTAGCACGTTATCAAAGAAATGGTCAAATACAATTTTTAGGGAGACTTGACCATCAAGTTAAAATCAGAGGTTACCGCATCGAAACCGGAGAGATCCAAGCTATATTAAATGAACATCCCCAAGTTAAAGAAACAGTAGTATTAGCAAGGGAAGATAAATTTGGTACTAAAGGTTTAGTAGCTTATATAGTGGTAGAAAGTGAAACTCCAGAAGTATCAGAGACAGAACAAATATATAAATTGAAACAGTATCTGAAAGAGCGGTTGCCAGAATATATGATACCCAGTAGGTTTGTACTATTACCACAACTGCCACTGACTCCCAATGGCAAAGTAGACCGTAAGGCATTACCTGTACCGGAGATGGTCAGTAGTGTGTCAACAGAGTATGTGGCTCCTGAGACGGAGGCAGAGAAGGTATTAACAGAGATTTGGAAAGAAGTGTTAGGAATAGAAAAGGTGGGAATATATGATAACTTCTTTAAAGTAGGTGGAGATTCAATTATTACTATTCAAATAGTAACCCGTGCCCAAAAAGCAGGTATTCAACTGACAACAAAACAGCTATTACAAAATCAAACCATTGCCGAACAAGCAGCAGTGGCAGGAGCGATGGCTAGTGTGCAACATCAACAAGGTTTAGTGACAGGGGAAATACCGTTGACTCCAATTCAGCATTGGTTTTTTGAACAAAATCTCCAACAGATGTACCATTTCAATCAATCTCTGCTGTTATCAGTGTCACCGCAGATCAAACCAGATTTGCTCTCAAAAGTAGTCGAAAAAATATTAGAACATCACGATGCCCTACGTTTGCGGTATCATAAAACTAGTAATTATTGGCAGCAAATCAATTCAGGTGTCTCAGAAAGTATACCATTCCATGTAGTAGACTTATCAAAATTATCAGAAACTGAGCAATTAACGCTCTTAGAGCAGACAGCAACAGCACAACAGGCAAGCTTAAACCTCACAAATGGTCCCATAATGCGAGTAGTACTGTTCAACTTAGGTAGTCAAGTTGAGGGGCGTTTATTAATCATAATTCATCACCTAGCAGTAGATGGTGTTTGCTGGCGCATATTGCTAGAAGACCTATTTGAAGCATACAATCAATTGTCCAAAGGAGAAAGCATAAAACTGCCAGAAAAAACTACAGCTTTTCAAGATTGGGCAGTTCGTTTGGTAGAATATGGGCAATCTCAAAAGTTGCAGCAAGAACTAGATTATTGGTTAAATCAGCCCTGGTCAGGGATAGTTTCCTTACCGATAGATTATCCAGAGGGAAAAGCCAACAACACAGTAGGCAATGCTGTCAATGTTACTCAGACATTGAGTCAAGAGCAGACAACAGCTTTACTACAGGAAGTACCATCGGCTTACAACACTCAAATAAATGATGTATTGCTGACAGGCTTAGTGGTGAGTTTAGGAGAATGGATGGGAACAGAAACAGTGCTAATAGACTTAGAGGGGCACGGACGAGAAGAATTATTTGCCGATGTAGATTTATCGCGGACAGTGGGGTGGTTTACGAGTATGTTCCCAGTCAAGCTACAACTGTCATCAGAAGAGATAGGAGAGGTCCTCAAGTCGGTGAAAGAACAGTTGAGGAAGATTCCCGATCGTGGTATTGGTTACGGTATTCTGCGGTATTTGAATCAGGATGAACAAATCCGCACTCAGCTAGCAGCATTGCCACCAGCAGAGGTGAGTTTCAACTACCTAGGTCAGTTTAAGAGCAGTCAATCTCAACAGGTGAATTGGCAAAGAGCCTGGGAGTCGGTTGGAGCTAATCACAGTCCTCAAATAAACCGTACCCATCTGTTGGATATTAATGCCTTGATTGTAGAAGGTCAGTTGCAAATTATCTGGACTTACAATAGTTGCATCCACAAAGATACGACGATTGTCAATCTGGCTGAAAATTACATAGAAACTGTGCAGAATATAATCTCTCACTGTCAGTCTCTAGAAGTTGGTGGATATACTCCCTCAGACTTTTCTATGGTTAATTTGAGCCAGGAAAAACTCGATAGGCTAATAGCAAAATTTAACTAA